The following proteins come from a genomic window of Bradyrhizobium paxllaeri:
- a CDS encoding IS630 family transposase, translated as MAGWRQAIELAMTDDEVETLAALSRSRTEPASRVSRAQMLLAYRDNPSFCAVGRRLGVHHQTVERCVERALAHGPLGALDDRPRPGREPTITPEAKAWLASLACDKAKDHGHPHELWTTRLLARHARVHGPAAGHRCLANLVQGTVCKILGKEEIKPHKVHYYLENRDSEFEQKMAEVLCVYREVEVLKKTSTGSKRRGKPVAIVSCDEKPGIQAIATTAPDLPPVPGAHATFARDHEYKRHGTLSLLAGIDLLTGKVHALVRDRHRSREFVEFLKLLDAAYPRGTAIKLILDNHSAHISRETTAWLNARPVGRFELTFTPKHGSWLNLIEGFFSKFARSTLRHIRVTSKHELKERIMAGIDDVNRHPVIHTWSYKLAEAA; from the coding sequence ATGGCAGGATGGCGGCAAGCGATCGAATTGGCGATGACCGACGATGAGGTTGAGACGTTGGCGGCTCTTTCGCGGTCAAGAACCGAGCCAGCGAGCCGGGTCTCGCGGGCACAGATGCTGCTGGCCTACCGGGATAATCCGTCGTTCTGTGCCGTGGGGCGCAGACTTGGGGTCCATCACCAGACCGTCGAGCGCTGTGTCGAGCGGGCGCTGGCCCATGGCCCGCTGGGGGCCCTCGACGATCGGCCGCGGCCTGGCAGGGAGCCCACGATCACGCCGGAGGCCAAAGCTTGGCTGGCGTCGCTGGCGTGCGACAAGGCCAAAGACCACGGCCATCCGCATGAATTGTGGACGACGCGATTGCTGGCACGCCATGCGCGCGTGCATGGACCAGCGGCAGGGCACAGGTGTCTGGCCAATTTGGTCCAGGGCACGGTGTGCAAGATCCTCGGCAAAGAGGAAATCAAGCCGCACAAGGTGCACTACTATCTGGAGAACCGCGACAGCGAATTCGAACAGAAGATGGCCGAGGTCCTGTGTGTCTATCGTGAAGTCGAGGTTCTGAAAAAAACCTCTACCGGATCGAAGAGGCGAGGCAAGCCGGTGGCAATCGTCTCCTGCGACGAAAAGCCAGGAATCCAGGCTATCGCAACGACGGCGCCGGATTTGCCGCCCGTGCCTGGGGCTCACGCCACCTTTGCGCGGGATCACGAGTACAAACGTCATGGCACGCTCAGTCTGTTGGCCGGGATCGATCTGCTGACCGGCAAGGTCCATGCTCTCGTGAGAGACCGCCATCGCAGCCGGGAGTTCGTTGAATTCCTCAAGTTACTCGATGCCGCTTATCCGAGAGGCACTGCAATCAAGCTGATCCTCGACAATCATTCCGCGCACATATCGAGAGAAACCACAGCGTGGCTTAACGCCCGCCCCGTCGGACGCTTTGAACTCACCTTCACTCCCAAGCACGGCTCCTGGCTCAACCTGATCGAGGGCTTCTTCTCCAAGTTTGCCCGCTCGACGTTGCGCCACATCCGGGTGACCTCAAAACACGAGCTGAAGGAGCGCATCATGGCCGGCATCGACGACGTCAACCGCCATCCGGTCATCCATACTTGGTCCTACAAACTTGCCGAGGCCGCCTGA
- a CDS encoding S8 family peptidase encodes MATFPHLPLERLVGDIDRRRVPNPVGPPQRSAPAHAAQIQAKVDTAVAEQRVVPPVEGINPELILKVSLAHPVQEDSWRTAGLKVLAQEPNDILVLFSDDVELREFRTRLGQYQADTPEGRQNPAYNSLFASIEDIGSISPSDRIGPRLRNDGIVQLNDIRVDADYGIDVELWDAPTQMDREVRVQLLVQHIQNEGGEVQSRYIGTAGLIVLRARMRGSLLRAVLEMSAVSCVDYRPIPDLGERDVPLIHLERQPEATAPPADAPIIGIVDSGSVDHPLLTPSLIEAIGVPANLGTADIWGHGTKVAGIAAFGDVRECVDQQSFQSPVRIISVKVVNDQGQFDDVETIPHVMKQAITALHERGCRLINVSLGDKYKIPYDGGRVSQWSATLDQLARELDVVIVVSAGNSAGGAQAPWGVPAENIIGAYPNYLVAPNNRIVEPATAAIALTVGSLAHANGLPADFGGAELRAITSTNTPTPITRSGPGINDAIKPDLVDFGGTCVFDGGTQRVAAGEDFASSGMLTLRADYIQGLLASATGTSMAAPRIVYKAALLLRALPDASANLVRALLAVSASHPSEAIQALSPLGDKAMRHCLGYGIPDLYRALNSEEARVIMFADRQELPIDQFALYRVPLPKDFQSTKGKRAIKVSLAFDPPVRHSRLEYLGLRMNYHLLRGMTPEAIIEHFRHRNKDEAPFEDLPGTAKCSLLPSRDVRGTSTLQCSVFKMAKNIDRYGDDYYLDVRFQETRTGTD; translated from the coding sequence ATGGCTACTTTTCCCCATCTGCCGCTTGAACGTTTGGTGGGCGATATCGACCGGCGTCGGGTACCTAATCCCGTGGGGCCGCCTCAGAGGTCGGCCCCAGCACATGCTGCACAAATCCAAGCGAAAGTAGATACTGCCGTAGCTGAGCAAAGGGTGGTTCCGCCAGTCGAGGGAATTAACCCTGAACTTATCCTCAAGGTGTCGCTTGCCCATCCGGTCCAAGAGGATAGTTGGCGCACTGCGGGGCTGAAAGTGCTTGCGCAGGAGCCTAATGATATTCTGGTTCTATTCTCTGATGACGTCGAGTTACGCGAATTCCGCACGCGGCTCGGCCAATATCAGGCTGATACACCGGAAGGCCGCCAAAACCCCGCTTACAATTCGTTGTTCGCATCAATCGAAGATATCGGAAGTATTTCCCCGAGCGATAGGATTGGTCCCCGGCTGCGCAACGATGGCATAGTTCAATTGAACGACATCAGGGTTGATGCTGACTATGGTATCGATGTCGAACTTTGGGATGCGCCTACCCAAATGGACAGGGAAGTCCGTGTCCAACTCCTAGTGCAACACATCCAAAATGAGGGTGGGGAGGTCCAATCCCGGTACATCGGGACGGCCGGGCTGATTGTTCTACGCGCACGCATGAGAGGCTCGCTCTTGCGCGCCGTCCTCGAAATGTCAGCCGTATCGTGCGTCGATTACCGGCCGATCCCTGATCTCGGCGAACGTGACGTTCCATTGATCCACTTGGAGCGGCAGCCAGAAGCAACGGCTCCTCCTGCCGACGCGCCGATTATCGGCATTGTTGATAGCGGAAGTGTTGATCATCCGCTGCTTACTCCAAGTCTCATCGAAGCAATCGGAGTGCCCGCTAATTTGGGTACAGCCGACATTTGGGGGCACGGGACGAAAGTGGCAGGAATTGCAGCTTTCGGGGACGTGCGCGAGTGCGTTGATCAGCAATCCTTTCAAAGTCCGGTTCGCATCATTTCTGTTAAAGTCGTCAATGACCAAGGTCAGTTCGATGATGTCGAAACCATTCCCCATGTCATGAAGCAGGCGATCACGGCACTCCATGAGCGCGGGTGCCGACTGATAAACGTATCGCTCGGTGATAAATACAAAATTCCCTATGATGGAGGACGCGTCTCGCAATGGTCCGCGACGCTCGATCAACTCGCGCGAGAGCTTGATGTAGTAATTGTCGTATCGGCCGGGAACTCGGCCGGTGGCGCACAAGCGCCATGGGGTGTTCCGGCTGAGAACATCATCGGTGCTTATCCAAATTACCTTGTCGCTCCCAACAATCGGATTGTTGAACCGGCGACGGCGGCGATAGCATTGACCGTGGGAAGCCTAGCCCACGCTAATGGTCTCCCGGCCGACTTTGGAGGCGCTGAACTGCGAGCGATAACCTCAACGAACACCCCAACACCGATCACACGATCCGGACCGGGCATCAACGATGCAATCAAGCCGGACCTCGTTGATTTTGGTGGTACCTGTGTATTCGATGGAGGCACTCAACGAGTTGCTGCGGGCGAAGATTTTGCGAGTTCCGGCATGCTCACTCTTCGAGCGGACTATATCCAAGGGTTGTTAGCCTCCGCGACGGGTACATCGATGGCTGCCCCGCGAATTGTCTACAAAGCGGCGTTGCTCCTTCGAGCGCTTCCGGATGCATCAGCGAACCTAGTAAGAGCATTGCTTGCAGTGTCTGCGAGCCATCCGTCCGAAGCGATACAAGCCTTGTCACCATTGGGCGACAAAGCGATGAGGCACTGCTTGGGTTACGGGATACCAGATCTATATCGCGCGCTGAATTCCGAAGAGGCGCGCGTCATCATGTTTGCAGATCGGCAGGAATTGCCCATCGACCAATTCGCGCTTTACCGCGTACCATTGCCGAAGGATTTTCAATCAACAAAGGGAAAGCGAGCCATCAAAGTGAGCTTAGCCTTTGATCCACCCGTCCGTCATAGCAGACTCGAATACCTCGGATTGAGGATGAATTATCATTTGCTTCGTGGAATGACACCAGAGGCAATCATTGAACATTTCCGGCACCGGAACAAAGATGAAGCTCCCTTTGAGGATTTGCCGGGCACAGCCAAGTGCAGCCTGTTACCGTCACGTGACGTGCGTGGAACGAGTACGCTGCAATGCTCAGTATTCAAGATGGCGAAGAACATTGATAGGTATGGCGACGATTACTATCTAGACGTTCGATTCCAAGAAACCCGCACTGGAACTGATTGA
- a CDS encoding AAA family ATPase produces the protein MAKADHIKKLVGSYGRSQEFRAAALRIIDEAANQGKKPFADALRKILDANVSPDYQASQPRLTSLGSQVDPATSLVDEINVTRGLRDIVLNADTRSLVEGIIEERRRSEELRRHRLPLSTRILFAGPPGCGKTFCAEVLARELSLPLFAARIDVLVSSFLGETASNLRRLFEFAGRRPCVLFLDEFDALARTRADTTEHNELRRVVNSLLHMIERFRGPGLVIAATNLPQFLDEAIWRRFDEVVSFDPPGEKEVALLLARQFANFPPHFNIESISPKLMGMSYADIERICVDAIKKAVLKKRKSVSETEFASALRQEMRRKGLTSLGKM, from the coding sequence ATGGCTAAGGCCGACCACATCAAGAAACTTGTCGGCAGCTATGGCCGGTCGCAGGAGTTTCGCGCGGCGGCGCTTCGGATCATTGATGAAGCGGCGAACCAAGGTAAAAAACCCTTTGCTGACGCACTCCGCAAAATTCTCGATGCTAACGTCAGCCCGGACTATCAAGCCTCTCAACCGCGCTTAACGTCGCTAGGGTCGCAGGTCGATCCCGCCACGAGCTTGGTTGATGAAATCAATGTCACTCGCGGCCTACGGGACATAGTGCTAAACGCCGATACACGGTCACTCGTTGAAGGCATTATTGAAGAGCGCCGGCGAAGTGAAGAGCTTAGGCGTCATCGGCTGCCGTTATCGACGCGCATACTTTTCGCGGGGCCACCGGGTTGCGGAAAGACATTTTGTGCGGAAGTCTTGGCAAGAGAGTTGTCTCTTCCCTTATTCGCGGCGCGTATTGATGTTCTCGTTTCATCCTTCTTGGGTGAAACTGCCAGTAATCTCCGCCGCCTGTTTGAATTCGCAGGGCGTCGACCCTGTGTGTTGTTTCTGGATGAGTTTGACGCGTTAGCAAGAACTCGTGCCGACACCACTGAACACAACGAATTGCGTCGTGTTGTGAACAGTCTGCTTCATATGATTGAACGCTTTCGCGGGCCAGGATTGGTTATTGCCGCGACTAACCTGCCGCAGTTCCTTGATGAAGCAATATGGCGTCGCTTTGACGAAGTTGTATCTTTCGATCCGCCGGGAGAAAAAGAAGTTGCGCTTTTGCTAGCTCGCCAGTTCGCGAACTTTCCACCGCATTTCAATATTGAGAGCATAAGTCCCAAGCTCATGGGCATGTCCTACGCTGATATTGAGCGCATTTGCGTTGATGCAATTAAGAAAGCAGTGTTGAAAAAACGCAAATCCGTCAGCGAAACAGAGTTTGCCTCTGCTCTTAGACAGGAAATGCGACGGAAGGGGCTAACTTCGCTCGGGAAAATGTAG
- a CDS encoding DUF4863 family protein — protein MGSREQLIERSIPFLREVKDMTPGAAMERWLNETYGEDSALYRDLARLIKMGVEEGWAANQEVDGPNYRRSRILEPVPETFQFSITAVYMNSTDPRRFKDEDDHDVLRGQYHGHPYGELNLVVPLDKGAQLKGLQGWQGPGWTAPDPGSRHYPEVRGGAVIALFYLPAGRISYDFKAPA, from the coding sequence ATGGGAAGCCGTGAACAGCTGATCGAACGCAGCATTCCGTTTCTGCGTGAGGTCAAGGACATGACGCCGGGCGCGGCGATGGAGCGATGGCTCAACGAGACTTATGGAGAGGACAGCGCGCTCTACCGGGATCTCGCCCGTCTCATCAAAATGGGGGTCGAGGAGGGCTGGGCGGCGAACCAGGAGGTGGATGGCCCGAACTATCGGCGCAGCCGCATCCTTGAGCCGGTCCCCGAGACGTTCCAGTTCAGCATCACTGCGGTCTACATGAACAGCACCGATCCACGCCGCTTCAAGGACGAGGACGATCACGACGTGCTGCGCGGGCAATATCACGGCCATCCTTATGGCGAGCTCAACCTCGTCGTTCCCCTCGACAAGGGCGCGCAACTGAAGGGATTGCAGGGCTGGCAGGGGCCCGGTTGGACGGCGCCGGATCCCGGCAGTCGGCATTATCCCGAGGTCAGGGGTGGCGCGGTGATCGCCCTGTTCTATCTGCCGGCCGGGCGCATCTCCTACGATTTCAAGGCGCCGGCCTGA
- a CDS encoding nitroreductase: MLAREKAVIDRDAACGVARSPIDEAIAGRLSCREFSGSPVSRSTIEQILRVARFAPSGANIQPWHAYVLAGAARAEVSAALLHAYENEPSEHVSEYQYYASAFPEPYLSRRQEFGRLFYDSLGIAQSDVAARSRQTAKNYAFFGAPVGLIVTIDRRLAMGSWLDLGMFIQNVMLAAVGRGLQSCPQETFAKFHRILRPLLSIPAEQMVACGISMGHPKERSRARLMPRADVEAFASFKGFEE, encoded by the coding sequence ATGCTCGCGCGTGAAAAAGCCGTGATCGACCGGGACGCGGCGTGCGGAGTTGCGCGCAGTCCGATCGACGAGGCGATCGCTGGCCGGCTCTCGTGCCGTGAGTTCTCCGGCAGTCCCGTGTCGCGATCGACCATCGAGCAAATCCTGCGCGTGGCGCGGTTCGCGCCGAGCGGTGCAAACATCCAGCCGTGGCACGCCTACGTGCTTGCAGGCGCAGCCAGGGCCGAGGTGTCCGCTGCGCTTCTGCATGCATATGAGAACGAGCCGAGCGAGCACGTCTCCGAATATCAATACTACGCCAGCGCTTTCCCCGAGCCGTATCTCAGCCGCCGCCAGGAGTTCGGGCGATTGTTCTATGACTCGCTCGGTATAGCTCAAAGCGACGTTGCGGCGAGGAGCCGGCAGACTGCAAAGAACTACGCGTTCTTCGGCGCGCCGGTTGGATTGATCGTCACCATCGACCGCCGCCTGGCCATGGGAAGCTGGCTCGATCTTGGCATGTTTATCCAGAACGTGATGTTGGCTGCGGTGGGACGCGGGCTGCAATCCTGTCCGCAGGAAACCTTCGCCAAATTCCACCGGATATTGCGTCCGCTGTTGTCGATCCCCGCCGAACAGATGGTGGCCTGCGGGATTTCGATGGGCCACCCCAAGGAGCGGTCGCGAGCGCGGCTGATGCCGCGCGCGGATGTGGAGGCGTTCGCCTCCTTCAAGGGTTTCGAGGAATAG
- a CDS encoding ABC transporter substrate-binding protein, which produces MKAWVMSARSGARKSIGLALMLVATATSAAAQNGPVRLGVLTDMSSLYADNGGRGSVVAAQMAVDDFKGKVLGRPIEIVAGDHQNKADIGSAIARRWLENENVESILDVANSAVALAVQGVTRDKNKLFLATGAATSRLTGDECSPTGIHWTYDTYALSQGTTRAISRLGAKSWFFLSADYSLGAQLEADSRKVIDAAGGKVVGAVKHPINTSDFSSFLLQAQASKADVIALADAGGDFINAVKQAGEFGVTRGQKLAGLIVFIADIHSLGLQSAQGLMLSSAFYWDLNDETRAWSKRFIEKTKKVPTMIHAGTYGAVMHYLKAVEAAGTLDGPTVAAKMRELPVNDFMTRNGRIRQDGRLVRDMYLFRVKSPEESKYQFDYYQLLATIPGEEAFRPMEEGGCSRVKKP; this is translated from the coding sequence TCGTGGCGACGGCGACGTCGGCGGCTGCACAGAACGGGCCGGTCAGGCTCGGCGTGCTGACCGACATGTCGTCGCTCTACGCCGACAATGGCGGGCGGGGCTCGGTCGTCGCGGCGCAGATGGCGGTCGACGATTTCAAGGGCAAGGTGCTCGGGCGTCCGATCGAGATCGTTGCGGGGGATCACCAGAACAAGGCGGATATCGGTTCGGCGATCGCCCGGCGGTGGCTGGAGAACGAGAACGTCGAGTCGATTCTCGACGTCGCGAATTCCGCCGTCGCGCTGGCCGTGCAGGGCGTTACGCGCGACAAGAACAAGCTGTTTCTCGCCACCGGTGCGGCCACGTCCCGGCTGACCGGCGATGAATGTTCGCCGACCGGTATCCACTGGACGTACGATACTTATGCGCTGTCGCAGGGGACGACGAGGGCGATTTCACGTCTCGGTGCCAAGAGCTGGTTCTTTCTTTCGGCAGACTATTCGCTCGGTGCGCAGCTCGAGGCCGACAGCCGCAAGGTGATCGATGCCGCCGGCGGCAAGGTGGTCGGCGCCGTGAAGCATCCGATCAATACGTCTGATTTCTCGTCGTTCCTGCTGCAGGCGCAAGCCTCCAAAGCGGACGTGATCGCCCTCGCCGACGCCGGCGGCGACTTCATCAACGCCGTGAAGCAGGCGGGCGAGTTCGGCGTGACGCGCGGGCAGAAGCTTGCTGGCCTGATCGTCTTCATCGCGGACATTCACAGCCTCGGGCTGCAAAGCGCGCAAGGCCTGATGCTCAGCTCAGCGTTCTACTGGGACCTCAACGATGAGACGCGTGCATGGTCGAAGCGCTTCATCGAGAAGACGAAGAAGGTGCCCACCATGATCCATGCCGGCACCTATGGTGCGGTGATGCACTATCTCAAGGCGGTCGAAGCCGCAGGCACGCTCGATGGACCCACTGTTGCCGCCAAGATGCGCGAGCTGCCGGTAAACGATTTCATGACCCGCAACGGCAGGATCCGGCAGGACGGCCGACTGGTCCGCGATATGTATCTGTTCCGCGTCAAGTCGCCGGAGGAGTCGAAGTACCAGTTCGACTACTACCAGTTGCTAGCCACGATCCCGGGGGAAGAGGCCTTCAGACCGATGGAGGAGGGCGGATGCTCGCGCGTGAAAAAGCCGTGA